A stretch of the Xiphias gladius isolate SHS-SW01 ecotype Sanya breed wild chromosome 19, ASM1685928v1, whole genome shotgun sequence genome encodes the following:
- the f2r gene encoding proteinase-activated receptor 1, giving the protein MVHLAAALLLSFSLQSSALPSRNASLLLPRTFSGHFIMVTDEPVDYVELSALDSFGDDAGSGSGLGQEPVKRHGHHGPHRHPQKRYFVSEEAKGFLQGRLATSFVPTVYTLVFIISVPLNLVTVVMFVHHIRPRKPAVIYMLNLACADLLFGLLLPFKIAYHYHGNNWIYGSFMCRVVTAAFYCNMYCSVLLIMCISIDRFLAVVYPMNSLMWRSSQTASAVCAAMWLLALGGVSPLLISGQTLFLSDLGITTCHDVQDVEKLQTYYLYFFPIYSSVFFFIPLVFTVVCYVRIIQALAAANVENRSRKTRAVVMAVIVLVVFVVCFTPTNIILMVHYVQLSHKSANSSYQAYLLSMCVGSLSCCLDPFLYYFGSSQCQKQVAALFSRRRLARAESSSETQSTRTSGRTESSRLCKLESVQTGLGSHYSRLVA; this is encoded by the exons ATGGTTCACCTGGCGGCAGCGTTGTTGCTATCGTTTTCCCTCCAGAGCTCGGCGCTCCCCTCCCGAAATG cttcactgctgctgccacgGACTTTTTCTGGTCACTTTATAATGGTCACGGATGAGCCCGTGGACTACGTTGAGCTGTCTGCGTTAGACAGTTTCGGGGACGACGCGGGGTCTGGCTCAGGATTGGGGCAGGAGCCGGTGAAAAGACACGGCCACCACGGCCCACACCGTCATCCCCAGAAACGCTATTTTGTCTCAGAAGAGGCTAAAGGTTTTCTCCAGGGTCGCCTGGCAACAAGCTTTGTCCCCACCGTCTACACCCTTGTCTTCATCATCAGCGTGCCCCTCAACCTTGTTACTGTGGTGATGTTTGTGCATCACATCCGTCCCAGAAAACCAGCGGTGATCTACATGCTGAACCTGGCCTGCGCTGACCTGCTGTTTGGCCTACTGCTTCCTTTCAAGATTGCCTACCATTACCACGGCAACAACTGGATCTATGGCTCCTTCATGTGCAGAGTTGTCACAGCAGCCTTCTACTGCAACATGTACTGCTCCGTCCTGCTCATAATGTGCATCAGCATCGACCGTTTCCTGGCCGTTGTTTACCCCATGAACTCGCTGATGTGGCGCAGCTCTCAGACAGCTTCAGCTGTGTGTGCTGCCATGTGGCTGTTGGCCCTCGGAGGAGTATCCCCTCTGCTGATCTCAGGACAGACCCTCTTTTTGTCAGACCTGGGCATCACCACCTGCCATGATGTGCAGGATGTGGAAAAACTACAAACTTACTATCTTTACTTTTTCCCCATCTactcctctgtcttcttcttcatccCTCTGGTCTTCACTGTTGTCTGTTATGTACGTATTATCCAGGCTCTGGCAGCAGCCAATGTGGAGAACCGCTCCAGGAAGACTCGGGCTGTAGTGATGGCTGTGATCGTGTTGGTGGTGTTTGTGGTCTGCTTCACCCCCACCAACATCATCCTGATGGTTCACTATGTTCAGCTGTCCCACAAGTCCGCCAACAGTTCCTACCAGGCGTACCTGCTCTCCATGTGTGTAGGCAGCCTCAGCTGCTGTCTGGATCCATTCCTCTATTACTTTGGCTCCTCGCAGTGCCAGAAGCAGGTGGCAGCGCTCTTCAGTCGTAGGCGACTGGCAAGGGCTGAGAGCAGCTCAGAGACACAAAGTACAAGGACCAGTGGGCGGACAGAGAGCAGCAGGTTATGCAAGCTGGAGAGCGTTCAAACTGGTCTGGGGAGCCATTACAGCAGGCTGGTGGCTTAA